A genomic segment from Candidatus Binatia bacterium encodes:
- a CDS encoding GNAT family N-acyltransferase has translation MADFEIKITRDPEEIRAAQKLRFEVFNLEMKKGLEESYQRGLDVDKFDPVCDHLIVRARSQRRVVGTYRLLLGSQAGQHFGFYSEQEFNLENIKKLDGELLELGRSCAHKDYRDRALIHLMWQAIAEYVKDHRVRYLFGCASFPTTDQREVSQSIALIKEKYYAPEKFRVQPVPGMELSGVQEDVEITDREGLFFRLPSLIKGYLRVGALLCGPPALDLEFGTTDLFLLLDVNRASSEYLRRFGLSASDVSRADR, from the coding sequence ATGGCCGACTTCGAAATCAAAATCACCCGAGATCCGGAGGAAATCCGCGCGGCGCAGAAGCTCCGCTTCGAAGTCTTCAATCTCGAGATGAAAAAAGGGCTGGAAGAATCCTACCAGCGGGGCCTAGACGTGGACAAGTTCGACCCCGTATGCGATCACCTCATCGTGCGCGCGCGCTCTCAGCGTCGCGTGGTCGGCACGTACCGGCTTCTGCTCGGCTCGCAGGCGGGGCAGCACTTCGGCTTTTACTCTGAGCAGGAATTCAACCTGGAAAATATCAAGAAGCTCGACGGCGAACTGTTGGAGCTCGGACGCTCCTGCGCGCACAAGGACTATCGCGATAGGGCGCTCATCCATCTCATGTGGCAAGCGATCGCGGAGTACGTTAAAGATCATCGAGTGCGCTATCTTTTCGGCTGCGCCAGTTTTCCCACGACCGATCAGCGGGAGGTCAGCCAGTCCATCGCGCTGATCAAAGAGAAGTATTACGCGCCGGAGAAGTTTCGCGTCCAGCCGGTGCCGGGTATGGAGCTCTCAGGCGTGCAGGAAGATGTGGAGATTACGGACCGCGAGGGCCTTTTCTTCCGGCTGCCGAGCCTCATCAAGGGCTATCTTAGAGTCGGAGCTCTGCTTTGCGGCCCGCCGGCTCTGGATCTCGAGTTCGGCACGACCGATCTCTTTCTTTTGCTGGACGTGAACCGGGCCAGCAGTGAATATCTCCGGCGCTTCGGCCTTTCGGCCTCGGATGTGAGCCGTGCGGATCGTTAA
- a CDS encoding enoyl-CoA hydratase/isomerase family protein translates to MQKRDRVAWVTLDRPPLNVLNLTMLQELRAVINSVETDPALDLLIISGAGARAFSAGVDIKDHTREKVPAMLATVHGVIRALLALPQITVAAVRGVCLGGGCELASSCDFIFATEDSFFATPEINVGCYPPVALARFPGQLGYRRAAEMILTGRKVSAHEALAMGLINRVTPPDELDHALNGLADELRGKSRAVLRITLKGLREIALKNFPQALQRSEEIYLEELLKTEDIEEGVKSFLEKRQPQWSHR, encoded by the coding sequence ATGCAAAAGAGAGACCGGGTAGCGTGGGTAACGCTTGACCGCCCGCCGCTTAACGTCCTCAACCTTACTATGTTGCAGGAATTGAGGGCGGTTATTAACTCGGTGGAAACGGACCCGGCCCTAGACCTCCTCATCATCAGCGGCGCCGGCGCGCGCGCTTTTTCCGCCGGAGTGGACATTAAGGACCACACGCGGGAAAAAGTTCCCGCGATGCTTGCGACGGTCCACGGCGTCATTCGGGCCCTGCTTGCGCTTCCGCAGATTACCGTCGCGGCTGTGCGCGGTGTCTGTCTCGGCGGCGGCTGCGAGCTGGCCAGCTCCTGCGATTTTATCTTCGCGACCGAAGACAGCTTCTTCGCCACGCCGGAGATCAACGTCGGCTGCTATCCTCCGGTCGCCCTGGCCCGCTTTCCCGGGCAACTGGGCTATCGGCGCGCCGCGGAGATGATTCTTACCGGACGAAAAGTCTCGGCCCACGAAGCTCTGGCGATGGGATTGATCAATCGCGTCACCCCGCCTGATGAGCTTGATCATGCATTGAACGGTCTCGCCGACGAGCTTAGGGGAAAGAGCCGCGCCGTGCTCAGAATCACCCTCAAAGGACTGCGGGAAATTGCGCTGAAAAATTTCCCCCAGGCGCTGCAGAGATCCGAGGAGATTTACCTTGAGGAGCTGCTCAAGACCGAAGACATCGAAGAAGGCGTGAAGTCGTTTCTGGAAAAGCGCCAGCCTCAATGGAGCCACCGATAG
- a CDS encoding OmpA family protein, which translates to MKTARFGILPLALWAAVCFTPVNAPAAWDEYDDSQSHPLRLLAYIAYPGGFLTEWFVTRPFHFIVSASKPQEEFFGHRPHPPLFADPEPGYDFGVPKRPPTPGPAVRKPAARQEPVAEKVTVQQVSVEKTVYKEVPKIVEVERVVFPDIAFRFDSSELTDLGKGKIYLLAQKIKEKTDVLVSIEGHTDYVGSDEYNQRLGLRRAQRVMKELADLGIDPSRVSVSSFGESKPLVDQQTDWARAVNRRVEFTITPAK; encoded by the coding sequence ATGAAGACAGCTCGCTTTGGGATCCTTCCGCTGGCTCTGTGGGCTGCGGTATGCTTCACTCCGGTGAATGCGCCGGCCGCCTGGGATGAATACGACGACAGCCAATCCCACCCGCTTAGGCTGCTGGCCTACATTGCTTACCCCGGCGGCTTTCTTACGGAATGGTTTGTTACACGGCCGTTTCACTTTATCGTCAGCGCCAGCAAGCCGCAAGAGGAATTCTTTGGCCACCGGCCGCATCCGCCTCTCTTCGCCGATCCGGAGCCTGGCTATGACTTCGGTGTGCCGAAGCGACCCCCGACGCCGGGACCGGCGGTCCGCAAACCGGCTGCCCGGCAAGAACCCGTTGCAGAGAAAGTGACCGTCCAGCAAGTTTCGGTAGAGAAGACGGTTTACAAAGAAGTGCCGAAAATCGTCGAGGTCGAAAGGGTTGTGTTTCCCGATATCGCTTTTCGTTTCGACTCCTCCGAGCTCACGGACCTAGGCAAGGGCAAGATTTATCTTCTGGCGCAAAAAATAAAAGAGAAGACAGACGTCCTCGTGTCGATCGAAGGCCATACCGATTACGTCGGCAGCGACGAATACAATCAGAGACTCGGGCTCCGGCGCGCGCAGAGAGTCATGAAGGAGCTGGCCGACCTCGGGATCGACCCGAGCCGTGTGTCGGTATCGAGTTTTGGCGAATCCAAGCCGCTGGTCGACCAACAGACCGACTGGGCCCGCGCCGTCAATCGCCGGGTCGAGTTTACGATCACGCCCGCTAAATAA